The genomic segment AATTAGATTCAAATCTGGACTTTGCTGGTCACTCCAAAaccttaattttattttattttttatccattCAGAGGTGGACTTGCTGCTGTGTTTCGGATCATTGTCATGCTGCGTGATCCAAGAACGTTTGAACTTGAGGGTGCAAACTGAATGTCAGACGTTCTCATTTGGGATTTTCTGTTGTACAacagaattcattgtcccatcaatcacagcacCTTGTCCTGGTCCTGAGATGGCAAAGCAGCCACAGACCATCAAACAGCTACTACCATCATGCTTCACTGATGGCATCATGTTCTTTTCATAATTTCTTTTCTGGCAGCTGTAACGGAATGCACATCTACCAAAAAGTTCAATTTCTGACTCATCAGTCAACAgaatatttttccaaaagtcttgaggatcatcaagatgtcttttggcaaatgtgagacgAGACTGTTCTTTTTGGACAATAGTGGTTTTCGCCTCGGAACTCTCCCATGGATTCCATTTTTGGCCAATGTCTTTCTTATGGTAGAGTTGTGAACACAGTCCTGAACTGAGGCCAGCGGGGTCTGGATTTCTTTGGATGTTGTTTTAGGTTCTTTTGCAACCTCATGGATGAGTCGTGGTCGCACTCTTGGAGTAATTTTAGCTGGTCGACCACTTCTGGGAATGTTTGCCACTGTTCCCAGTTTTATCCTTTTGTGGATAATGGCTCTGACAGTGGTTTGCTGTCATCGCATAGTCTTGAAAATGGCTTTGTAAATGTTTCCAGACTGAATGATTAAAAGaaatcattttaatttcttCATGAAGATCATCAAATTGTGGCATGATGTATTGTTTCTTGAGATCTTAAACCtacttcactttgtctgacaTTGCCTATTTATGTGCcttcttgattcaacaaatgtggtggtagggtgttgcctgtgaaattgCGCTCAGCTTTCCCCAAACTGTCATTCATCACAATTACTTTGTGATTCAACATGGgagggcaattactttttcacatatgGACAGgtagttctggatttttttgtaccttaataaattaaactggaatttagaaactgcattttgtttttccttgggtagtctctgtgtgattttaaaattagtttgaGGAACTGAAACcgttgtgtgtgataaataggCAAAGAACatagaaatcaggaagggggcaaatactatTTCATAGCACTGTACATTAAGATACGAGCTTGGTCACAGAAGAAATTAAACACGCATTTTAAGGTAGCACTGCAGCTACATTTCATAGTCATCTCAAACATGTTGATATTCACTGTATTATTACTACTTTCTTCCCCCTGGGCAATTGTACTAAACAAGTGCTTCACTTTGATTCCATCAGGAAAAATATGAACTTGTACAGTACTGAGCAGAGTGCAGAGGCTCAGAGGACAGTTCTAGATACTGTTACTTCCTCACTACTGGGTTAAATGCAGTTGTAACATTAGCCATTTTCACATTGCATTTCTGGAGGCTTGTGTGTAGAGGTGGTACTAATGCATCTGTGCCTTTCAGACAGAACTCACTGAGGCAGAACATTGCGGCGTACATAGTGCAAATTTATACTGCGGGTTTTCCTTGCCCCAGGAAAATAATTGGATGTGTGGTGACAGCGTACAGGAAACAAGTGTTTTCACACAAAGGGGCGTGGACAGTTGGTCTTGCATGTTTAATCATCATACTGGTCGCACCATCATCTCTTATCAGTAGCCATATACACGGGACAGcgagtggagaaaaaaatgtcgcCTTTCATGGCCAGTGTGAGAGGCTAATCTTTAATTTAGTGAAACAGCAAAATAAACGTTTTAAAGGAGATCGATACAAGAGATTCTTCCCAAGGTGACGTACTAGGTGTGGCAGAAAGGTTCCAGGACTCGTGTCACAAACTATCCAGTTCAAACACGAACTTGCACTTCAATATAAATGCTCTCGAGTATATAACTGTAACATCTGCTCTCTGTCACCATTGAACGTCTGAAACTGATTTTCTAACCTACCCTCCATCAGGTTGCCAATCAATGGACAGAACGGATGATGATGACACCCATGAGACCAGACTTGCGAGGGAGAGTCATTGCTGGTTATGAGTCATGGACCTATGAGTTACAGCCCTTGAGGTCAAACACCAGAGCCTTCAGTGGAAGAGTCAGACATCGCCACGGCCAGACAGGGCTCCCACTCTTttcttgaaattattttccagAGCTTTCTGAGACTTTTTCTGGACTTTTTTCATCTGCTATAGTACAATTCAATTTCTAAAGACATACAATAATAAATTCTACATGCAAGCTTTGGAGAAGTGTTATTTTCGTGAACTATACCTGATATTTACCGAATACCATACCAAAATagcttttaaaaaacaaaaaaaaaaaacctctcacaGCTGGGAATCTATtctcattgtttattccaaaAGAATGACACATTCGTAAATGTCACCACATTTATGTAAATCTCACTTGGATGCTGACATCTAAATTGGTTTCTTTGCTAAGTAAATCAAAATGATGGAATATAGCTGATTGACTAATGAGCTGCTGATGGGTTGCACAGAGACCACGCCCAATGCTAGCACCCATGGCACTGCCACAGCCAGGTTTAGGAGCCCAGGAGCTTAACATTACCTAAAAACTGTATGAAAAGTCAGAGCACTGCTCTGCTCACATTCACAGTATTTTAATAAAGTTTACATACAGTCAATAATAAACTCAACAACGTGCAAAAACCCAAATAAGACCCCTGGGTTATCCCGTTTCTAACCAAAATTTTGGCCACATAGGCGACTGGGTGGCCATCATAAACAGAATATTGGTTTGTGTTCTGCTCATTCTCTATCTGCAAGGAATCTTGATCGTTTGAGTACAGAAAGCACTGGTACGTGTGGAGTCTGTTGCGTAAACCACTGAAAATACACAGGCAGAGATCCACTAACAGAAAAATTCAGAAATCGCACAGACCCACACTTTTGGAGGGAGGAGGAAACCGACTGCTTTATTAGTGTGGTCAGTGACATGAAAATGCGTTTTGTTTACGGTAGAAGGTAAAATGTGGAAATTACATCGATTTGCATCATGATGTCGTCCATCCAACTGTTCATTTgggatacagaagatgaggactttgatggatttgaggatgaggactgaccaaaaaaataacatgagtacattgttaaatacttcaataaagttcaaccgaactcagttttgctcctgGGGCCTTTTTAATAACATACGCTAGCATGTATTTTACCGTATTTAATGAAGCTAGCAtacattttaccatgcctgcgtccaataatacaatgcattttgtgtatgtgttgaaTAGCGCCTGTAACTAACATCACGCCTTTTAATACAGTCCTCCGTatggttgtgaaaaatttccacagtgtgggacaaataaaggatatcttaaattaaaatacggtacttaaatgTGTTGCTAAATATTCAATTGCGGCAGCCTCTTGTTAACATTCTGTTAATGGCAGAGAAGCCCACAGtggtcacagaaataacttataataattatattaaaTTAGATTAAAATAATCTGAGAGAAGTAATAATTCAGTGAAAATTTAATTGATGGATGTATTGGACAAATGTGTTCTAACGTATTTgccagtcaaaaatgttgactACATATTATTGCCGTTTCCGTGCTTCAGTATCATCATGAACAAATCATTTTACGGACCTCAACTGCTGAGATTTCCttgaacattttccattaaaataaacaggcaaacaaaaacatggtcatgaaggaagaggaaaaagtATACAACATCCAATAATTTCTCTTcataaatttaatttttaaaaaatgcaaatgaataaCCATTGTGTTGCATTGAAAATTGGATAAACAAACTATAACAATGAAAGTAAACCGTGACAAATGTGGGCTACCGTTGACGATACCATGGAAAGTAACAATTATTTCTCCAGTTCTTGGATGGAATTTTCTGGTTAACTACAATGTGAGAcagagaaaatgcttacaattaGATTTAATGTATTTAACTTTGTACGTTTACTAGCAATGCACAAGTATTTAGTATTAGTCAGGGCTTTTGAAAATgtcctcaaaaaaagaaaaaaaaatctgcccacACGCCTCAGAAAATTGTCTAAACGTTTTACCACCATTAAtcattgacatgtaagaaaATGTTCGGCTCTTTGAGAGCTCCATActttgtaacaaaaaaataaataaaatggaaaaaaaaaaaaaaacaatgacttggAGGACAAACATCATAGTTACCCATTGTTCTCTGAGCCATGAGAAGCCTGGTGTTGAAGAAAAGTCTCCAGGTGCAAGAATGTCTCTGTGCACTCAGTGCATTCATAAACAACACTGGAATGTCCTTTGTCATTTAGGGTGTGGTCCACCATGTCATCGTCCTCTATATCATCGACATGACTCTTCACAGGCTTCCCATTCGTACCAGCGGCCTGAGATGATTGTTCCACAATGGGTTTATGCCAACCGCTTGGGTGATTCTTAAGGTGAGCCTCAAGTGTGGAAGCACTCATGAATTTAGCAGGACATATGGGACACTTATTGTGACATCTTTTGTGAGAGCGCAAATGACGCTGGTAAACATATGCCAGCCGAAATCTCTTCCCGCATTCTTGACACTTGTAGTTGACCCGGCCTGCTTTCTTCTGTCTCATCCTGTCCAGATCTACTTCTGATGTGGGCTGTTTATTGTCTGAATTGTGGGCCTCTGGTCGTACTAACAAGTGTTTCAATCCTGGTTTCTTTTCTATGTCATCTTTGTGATTCAGGGTTAGATGCCTTATTAGATCACAGCGCTGAGGGAACTGTCTAccacaaaatgtacatttgtgcATAGTACCCTTATGGTATCGCATGTGCCTTGACAAACTACTTGAATGATTGAAGACACGCTGACAGACCTTACAGGAAAATAGTTTGCCATTTTTACTTTTTCCCCTTCTATGTCTGAATTTAAGTGTTATTTTTTGCTTGGGGTTGATCAATTCTTGATTCTGCTGGTATGGTTCCCTATTCCGATGTGTTAGCTGATGCTCTTTAAGTCTGATTAAATTTGGGAAACAATCCCCACATAAACCACATCTGTACGGTGTGATAGATGGTGTAGTGTGAAATTTGTAGCTTGAATTCTGATGGCTCGTGTCATTACCATCATTGAGGTCAATAAAATTGCCATTACTGTAACAATTTTTAACTGGTCTagcattgttgtttttggacttcATGTCAATTTCTGATGCAAATGTAGCATTTGACGCTTTACCTTTGCAATGGTGCTGTGCGTGAGTCTGAAAATCTGACAACCAAAAGAACTGTAACTTGCATTTCCGACATGGGTACATTTTGTTAAACTTGTTTCCCTCATTGTTCTTTGAATTTTCATCAGTTACAGAAATATGACTCTCTTTTTGATGCGCAACCAAGGCATACGGTTTCACGAATCGCTTTCCACAATGGCTACAGGAATGGAACCGTTCTCGTGCATGTTCTTGGAGGTGTGACTCTAGTGCTTGTCCACCTTCAAAGATCTTGCAGCACAATGTACACCTGTAACTTTGCTCTGCGTTCCTGTACTGATGGTGGGTACGTAAACTTTGCAAGCTGTTGAATGATCTACTGCATATTTCACAACGGTAATCGAACTTGGAAGGCTTTTCCTTTGCATTGTTCAAGTCCATTGACGTCTGTAAATTTGGTTCAGGAACGGACTGTGGCCTTGGATTAGGAGACAAAGGTTTGACAGAGGGTGTGAAATGTGGCAGGACTTCAGGAGAAGGTGGTTTTGCAGAGGAATGCGACAGCGGAAAGCCGTTTACAACTGCTAATGTGCCATTTTCTTGCAGCACGTATTCTCGAGGGACTTCAAATCCATTGGATGATccatcaaaagaaaatgatTCCAAAGGTCCATGAATAGCCATGTGGGCCAACACTTGTGTGTAGTGAGAAAACCCATCACCACACTCTGTACAGATGAAGGTACATGGATCTCCACCGAACTGTGTTGAAGAGACACTATTCAATGCTTTCTGCCTTTCCATAATGAAATGATGTGGTCCATGTGCTGAAGGCATCACTTAGGTGAGATGAAgagaaaaagtcacaaaaataatttccatgAGGGGTTAGAAACAAAAGTCCTCAGTCTCTCAATAAACGCGATTGAACAATGTGTCCTTCAAAGCTCCAAATGCTCATAGGTTCTCCATCTTTTAACAGCACCTggaagggaaaacaaaagatTAAAATCACTATTACAATGTGAGAAACACTTCTTTACTTTACTGCTATGTCACAATTTACTGTATATCAACCACTGATAAAACTGACGTTCCGGCACCACTCTTTCCATTGACACTGATATTTATTCTTAATTCTCAAAGTAGTTTTTGTACATCAAGTGGTGGACGTTTTCTCCAATTCTGCTTTCCCTTTTACTTGCTGATCATACAATAGTGATGGGAAAGAATAGAAGGAGTGAAGCAGATTAAAGACCAGGCAGAAGAGTGGATGTTCTTGTAATGTCAGGACCATGAtactaccccccaaaaaacaaaaaacaaaaacaacccaccCCCATATAAACTCAATCAATGCTGCATAAGTTTGAAAATAGACCACGAGTTTACTAGAGCTAAACAAGATTACATTCTAAACAGATTACAGCCAGATGTCATCAGCTATGTAAAAAGTGCAACATCATGTCAGTAATACAACACAAGGCTGTTTACAAGAACATGACATTTTCGAGGGAATCCCACAGGATGCGAGTCAACTTAACCCTTGATcagaatataaaaatatttgacaagcTTTAAACATCTTGCGGAACACTGTTGAATAAATCATTTTCAAATAGAAAGAGGGTGAAACCACTGCGAACCAACTAAGACCCGGACATTCCTCTAAACTTTCAGCCCAAGCAAGAAGAGCATTACTAAGAGATGCTGCCATGTTTATTTGAGGTGAGCTACAAGGATGCACAGCTAAGGTGGGAGAATCTGTCCACTGTGCAAATCTGGCCTGTATGAAAGAGTGGCTAAAAGAAAGccattttttcaaagaaaaacataaaaactcCTGTTTGAAGCTTGCCACACCAAACGTGGAAAGATGGTGCTCTGGTCGGATGAAACCAAAATTTAACGGTTTGGGCAAAACGCATGATGTTATGTTTGGTGCAAAAGTAACACAGCATATCACCCTGAGAACATTCTCACTGTCAAACATTCTGGTGGAAGCATCGTGCATGGTCTGTGGCTGCCTTTCTTCATCAGGGACTGAGAAGATAGCAAGAGTTGATGGGAACATGGATGGAGCCAAATACAAgacaattttggggggaaaaatgttgcAGTCTGCAAAAGACCTGAGACTGGGTTTAGCTTCTAACAAAACATGGATCCTAAACATAAAGCAAAATCTATAATGGAATGGCTCAGAACCAAATATATCCGGGTGAAGACTTCCTTCAAATGTTACAAAGTGTTTTGGTAGCTGGCGGCATGGACCAGGAAGTCATCAAGGTAGAACCATACAGCATTCTAATGGAATGTTGATCAGGACCGTCTCCATCATCCGTTTGAAGGTGACTGAGGCATGACAAACTCCAAATGGCATCACCTTGAACTGACATGATCCTTGGCCGATGAAGAATGTAGTCTTGGCATGCTTCTGGTGTCAACTCCACCTGCCAATAGTCGCTCTGCAGATCAAGTGAGCTAAACTAGCAGAACCAGTTGAGGTAATCTATGATGTAATAGATTCAAGACCGGTATGAGTCTTTCTGGGTGACATTGCTGAGGCGACTGTAATTCACATAGAACTGCCATGTCCCATCTTGTTGATGGATCAATGACTCATGTTGCCAGGATTGTTTGGATCTTTTGTTCAGCCGCTTTGTGTTTGGTGAATGGCAGGTGGGGCAGGTGGCGTGGCTGCAGCTGGATGTGCCATTTCCCCCAAATGTCGCAGGACCAAATTTGTGCGAGTATAGTTTTCCTTGAGCCGATCTGGTTGGAGCCCCTCTAAAAGTCGAATTCCTCTTGAGCCCTGGCGTGATGCCGGAGGTCTGCAGTACAGGCATCTAAACTCTCACCTCCTCCCTGTGGTTAAACAACTTCTACCTGGCAACATCGGTGTACATGGGAAGACTGAAAGGCTGTTGCAGGGCTCCCTCGGCAGCCTGCCaatcaagatgctcatgtgggGGGATGTCCATAAGGATCAGTAGAACTTTTCCCTCCAGAGCGAGGGCGACCTGGACTACTGTCTCTTCAAGAGACCAGGCATTAAACTGCATTGCCACCTGAATCTGGGCGGGGTGAGTCTCTTTTGTGAAGCGTGCTGCAAAACTCTCACTCTCTCAGTGTGGTCGTCAGCTGCAATCCCTCTTCCAACACCAATGTAATGCCCCCATTTGTGTTTCAAGGATGACACAGTTGTCGGTGCTCTTCAATTGCTTTATTCCCACAAGCGGTATCagaacacacactcactcagtcAGGAGCTGATATCGGCCAACATCACGCCCAGTCACCAAACATGCTGATGCAGGCAACGTAAACAAAAGCAGGACAACAGAGCTTCACTGCACTTTCAACATCCCAGGTGAAATGGCTGACCAGCAAGACCTCTCTGCATTGTTGTCGGCTTTGGTGGTTGGCAGAGGTAACGTGAATAAATGCGGGTCAGCCGAGTTGAGCGAGATGAAtcagctaaatgctaacagtGAAGCAAAGCGGTGCAAAGCGACCGACCGAGGATTTctacgtcgaaaaaaaaaactttatgattggcattttttttcaaacagccctctacatttttgtgtagaggGTTTACATCAGTGCAAACTCTCGCGATATTCAAGTTGATCGCGTGCGTCGTTTGTCCTgtcgtctgtcaacaacattgaaacatggTGGCGTCCGCGATCTGCGGCGACAGATTAAACCgcgttttctgtgttacagttgCATGCTCGCAACGTcatgttaagaaaatagcatccattgatgtatcgaaaaaaatcagcaaactatttgatgaacaccacgggccgAGTAAACACTGAGGGCGGAGGCGGCGGTGCGCCTCGGCCCCCCGAGTCCGCAGCGAGGGGGAAAACTACataggcggcggcggcgccagcCACGGAGCGGCAGGTTCAATGTGTTCTTGTTTTAggttttatggttattttgtttaaatttttgatgaaaaaaaagattaaaaaataaatagatttgTCCGACCTACCGACCCTATGCTGAAATTTCATGATAccggaaacacacacaaatcttttttgtttgccttatgTACTTGTAATACAAACGATGACAGTACATTGAAGTGCAGCTAATGTAAGtgatatttttaatcatttgtttttagagagagagagagacagatgtGATTGGGcttgtagcagcagcagcatgtcTCTCtttgcctcctcctcatcaattCCGATTAATTGTCTTATCATAAACATGTCGGCTGCGCTGGGATAGCTGGCCAGGTGCTAGCTGGAGGCTAATGGCGGCTACACCTTGAGAACATAAAATGAGAGCCTTCTCCGCCATTAACACAAGTCTCTTCGCCTCTCTCAAGGGGCAGTGCTGATGAAAGTTAATTACTGTATAAAGTTTTATAATTAAAAGATTTCAGTGaatacaagtcaagtcaggtcaacagtatttatagagcactttcaaacagccatcgctgcatacaaagtgctgtacatggagcgatttaacatacacaataaacagtaagacgaatcggtagtaaaggcggtagaaagcatcaagcagtaaaatcaagaacaaatctaagtcatgccgagtcgaacgccaaagaatacaagtgagttttgaggagggctttaaagatgggcagcgaggaagcttgccgaatgttcagtgggaggtcattccagagagagggaccagcaacagaaaaggctcgatcccctctgagcctcagtttagttcttggtacttctaacaaagactggtccacagacctgaggcgtcgggcaggtgtgtaggggcggatgagctcagagaggtaaggctGCTCAAATATGTATAACTACCGttcacatattttaaacatgccggTACCCGCACAATTACACAAAAACTCCTATGGGGAGCAAACCCTCCTTCGCAGTTTTTCACTTATTGCGACAGGGTCCCCATTAACCctgataagtgagggatcactgtgtgcgtgtgtgcatgtgcatgtaaatgtaaaacccacaatgttgacaaaatattcTGTGCTAAAAACAGAGTTGTTTGTAAGAAAACATTGATATTTTTAATGCTTGGGgacgaaaaaaatgttttaaaaatatataaagatgCCGACTTCACTT from the Hippocampus zosterae strain Florida chromosome 5, ASM2543408v3, whole genome shotgun sequence genome contains:
- the si:dkeyp-84f3.5 gene encoding zinc finger protein 91, whose protein sequence is MPSAHGPHHFIMERQKALNSVSSTQFGGDPCTFICTECGDGFSHYTQVLAHMAIHGPLESFSFDGSSNGFEVPREYVLQENGTLAVVNGFPLSHSSAKPPSPEVLPHFTPSVKPLSPNPRPQSVPEPNLQTSMDLNNAKEKPSKFDYRCEICSRSFNSLQSLRTHHQYRNAEQSYRCTLCCKIFEGGQALESHLQEHARERFHSCSHCGKRFVKPYALVAHQKESHISVTDENSKNNEGNKFNKMYPCRKCKLQFFWLSDFQTHAQHHCKGKASNATFASEIDMKSKNNNARPVKNCYSNGNFIDLNDGNDTSHQNSSYKFHTTPSITPYRCGLCGDCFPNLIRLKEHQLTHRNREPYQQNQELINPKQKITLKFRHRRGKSKNGKLFSCKVCQRVFNHSSSLSRHMRYHKGTMHKCTFCGRQFPQRCDLIRHLTLNHKDDIEKKPGLKHLLVRPEAHNSDNKQPTSEVDLDRMRQKKAGRVNYKCQECGKRFRLAYVYQRHLRSHKRCHNKCPICPAKFMSASTLEAHLKNHPSGWHKPIVEQSSQAAGTNGKPVKSHVDDIEDDDMVDHTLNDKGHSSVVYECTECTETFLHLETFLQHQASHGSENNG